The DNA region AGCAGCGTTTACAGATAATGCTGGCGGAATTGATCCATTGCTACTCTCAAAGGTATTTGATCCCTATTTTACCACTAGGCCACATGGAACTGGACTTGGGCTGTACATGACTAAGATGATTATAGAGAATATGAATGGCAGTGTCACCGCAGAAAATAAGGGTAATGGAACCCGTTTTTCTCTAGCTGTACCAAAAGTAACAGCAGAGATCGTTCCATCGCTTGTATCTGTCTAATATGTACTTCGTTAAAGCTTCTGGACATTTCAGGAGCTTTATTTCTTTGTATACATAAACATGTGTTATAGTTATAGAAAGCAGTTAAAATAAGGAAATGAAGGAGACGATTTCATGGCAATTGAAAATCCAAGTCTTGAAGAAATTGGCGCAATTTTAAAGAAGTCAAAAAGAATAGCTGTTGTTGGATTAAGTGATAAACCGGACCGAACTTCTTATATGGTTACAGAGGTCATGCAAAAAGCCGGGTATGAAATCATACCGGTAAATCCAACAGTTGATGAGGTTCTTGGTGTAAAGGCGGTCGCGACATTAAAGGAAATTGAGGGACATGTTGACATCGTCAATGTCTTTCGTCGTTCAGAACAATTATTAGATGTCGCAAAAGAGTTTATTGAAATTGACGCTGACGTCTTTTGGGCACAGCAAGGCCTCGAGAATGCAGAAGCCTACCAGCTTTTAA from Neobacillus sp. FSL H8-0543 includes:
- a CDS encoding CoA-binding protein, with the protein product MAIENPSLEEIGAILKKSKRIAVVGLSDKPDRTSYMVTEVMQKAGYEIIPVNPTVDEVLGVKAVATLKEIEGHVDIVNVFRRSEQLLDVAKEFIEIDADVFWAQQGLENAEAYQLLKDKGYTVIMDRCIKVMHALTK